DNA sequence from the Pseudomonadota bacterium genome:
TTACCAAGAGGAGCTCGCAAGATTTGGCGGAGCTTTCTCCGTTGTTGTGCTTGGGGTTGGCGAGGATGGGCATATAGCTGGGCTCTTTCCACACCATCCGGCACTAGCGTGTGGTGAGCGTGGCTTTGTTTCGTTTCTTGATTCACCAAAGCCGCCAGCACAGAGGATGACAGCGAGCGCCCCACTTATAGCCGACGCTGAATTAAGTATCGTGCTGATGCTAGGGGAGGGGAAGCGAGCCGCATGGGAGGCCTTTAGATCCGGTAAGGCTAGCTTTGAAAGCTGCCCAGCATTGATAGCGACTCAGGCCAAGAGCTGCGTGGTTGTGACAGATCTCGTATAGCTACTTTTGACTATTAATGATGTTGAGATGTATCAGACGTTCGCAAGAAGTACCTCTTAACAAGCGACAAGCCGATACTGAATAGTTACTGCCTGATCAGGATGGTTTGGTCTACCTCTATCGTTGCACGGGCTTTAAGTAGCGCTATGGTTGATTCCAGCACCTTGCGCGTTAGCTCCGACTGAGTTTGCTGGCGAGATTCTTCAAGCTCCTCCAGCGCCTTAACGGAGGTAATCTCGGGCTTGGTAATCGTTGTTACGGAGGCAACAAGGAAGCCATCCTGTGTTGGAAAATATCGGCCCAATACCTGTGGAGGGGTATTCGTTGCGAATAGCGCGCTTAATAGCTCGCGCGGAGCGTTAGCGAGTTCATCGTTACTGGGGTTTGCACGAGATATAGTTACTGGTCCGATAACCTTGGCCTTCATGTTAAGGGCAGTTGTTGCAAAGGTTGTGGGGCTAGCCTGAACCGACTGAAGTAACGCCTGAGCCTGCGCTAGAGCTAGCTTCTGAGCCTCTGTAGTTTTAATGGATTCGATAACCTTACTACGCACATCAATCAGGGGCGCAATTGAGGTCTCCTTAAACTCCTTGACCTGCACTATTAGGGTAGCATCGCCGACCTCAACTAGGGCCGGTAAAAGCCGATCCCCACTAGGAAGTTGCAGAACCTTGGCTGTTAGTCCGGCTAGGGCTGGCTCCGGATCGACCTCAACGGCAAGGAGAGCGCTAGAGTTCTTTACGACAAAGCCGGAGGCTCCGCCGATCTCAAGTAGTGACTTATTATCCTTCTTAGCGCTATTCATAATCTCCAGCCCCTTGGCGGAGGCATACGAGGGCGCCTCAGCGCGCCTAATCTCCGCTTCAATCTGCGCCCTGACCTGCTCGAACGGTTTAAGGGAAGAGGCCAGTTTCTCCTCAACCTTTACGATCTGAAATCCGTAGTCCGTCTCGACTAGCTCTGCGATAGCGCCGGGCTGTATTGCAAAAACAGCCTTATCAAATGAAGCTGTATTAACGCCCCGTTGAATCCAACCGCGGTCTCCCCCGGCAAGCTTTACTGGAAGGTCGTCGGAATATTTTGTTACGAGTCCCGGAAATGGAGCTCCTGAAAGAGCTTCTTCATAGACCTTCTTGGCCTTAGCACGCACATCAGCCATCGTTGATGGGGTGCTCTCCTTGGGGTAGAGCAGCTTTATCTCGCGTATATGAGCCTGCTCCGGGAGTGTAAACTTTGCGGCGTTCTCTGTGTAGTATATCTCCAAATCTTGAGAAGAGATCTGTACCAACTGCTCGAACTTTTCTGAATCAAGCACCATATAGCTGTAGGAAACTTTGGCCGGCACTTCGAACCGTGTTGCGTTTGTTTCGTAGTATATTTTGAGCTGTTCATCTGTAGGGGCGGGCACCTGTGCGAGAAGATCCGCGGTCTTGATTGAAGCAGCTATAACGCCGTACTGCGTCTCTTGTCGTATAAATTGAGCCTGAAGATCGCGAGTGCTCAGGTAGGAGGCGTCCTTTAATAGGTTTATCAGAGCGAGACGATCGTTCTCCTCCTTTATCTGCGCACTGAATTCACGGTAGGTCATACCAAGCCGCTGTAGTATCGCCTTAAACTGAGTAGGGTCGTAGGGAGTCTCTGTAAAGATCTTGGTCAGGATGTATCTCTTAACCGCCTCCTCGTCTGTGGCGAATCCGATGCTTTGCGCCTCCTGAGATAGAAGCGCTTTATCAACGAGTTGATCGGCTGCTTGTTGTGGAATGTTTAGGTTAAACGTTTTTGTGAAGGTCTCGTAGCGATCCCCGAACATTTTTTTATACTGCTCTTCAAGGTTGCTCTGAGCGCGTGAGAACTCGTTGTATGAATAATGTCTCTCATTAACCGTAATGGCGGAACGTTTAACATTGCCGCCCTGCTGCAGAATATCGAGCCCCACACCGCTGAAAGCGAAGCAGACCGCAACGAAGAGGAATACGAATCCGATCGCTTTGTTATGCTTATGTACTAACTTGATCATAGGGGTCCTTAAAATACTACCGTTTGAGAATATCTATTTGATAATCACTATATCTGTTCCGGAATCTCACTGCACACCCTCCAAGCAACGTTCTCTCTGATCGCATTGAGCATCTCGATGCAATCGTTCTTAAGGCCCGGCGTTGTAAATACGCTTACTACGTTTCTGGGCGTCTCGAGGGTCCGTACCGTTCCGACCCCATCGTATAGCTCAAAATACGTTTGTAAAAGTACTATCTGACTACGGGGGACCTCAAGATAGAAAACCACAGTATGGGGATCTATCTCTCTTGCAGCTATGAGAAGGGGATCGGTCATGGTGCTCTAAGCGGGCCTCCTGAGGGCGGCTTCCTGTCGGATCAGGTCATTGACCTTCTTCGGGTTGGCGGCTCCCCCGGTGGTCTTCATTACCTGTCCCACGAAGAATCCGTGTAGGCGGTCATTTCCGCCCAGGTAGCCG
Encoded proteins:
- a CDS encoding SurA N-terminal domain-containing protein, giving the protein MIKLVHKHNKAIGFVFLFVAVCFAFSGVGLDILQQGGNVKRSAITVNERHYSYNEFSRAQSNLEEQYKKMFGDRYETFTKTFNLNIPQQAADQLVDKALLSQEAQSIGFATDEEAVKRYILTKIFTETPYDPTQFKAILQRLGMTYREFSAQIKEENDRLALINLLKDASYLSTRDLQAQFIRQETQYGVIAASIKTADLLAQVPAPTDEQLKIYYETNATRFEVPAKVSYSYMVLDSEKFEQLVQISSQDLEIYYTENAAKFTLPEQAHIREIKLLYPKESTPSTMADVRAKAKKVYEEALSGAPFPGLVTKYSDDLPVKLAGGDRGWIQRGVNTASFDKAVFAIQPGAIAELVETDYGFQIVKVEEKLASSLKPFEQVRAQIEAEIRRAEAPSYASAKGLEIMNSAKKDNKSLLEIGGASGFVVKNSSALLAVEVDPEPALAGLTAKVLQLPSGDRLLPALVEVGDATLIVQVKEFKETSIAPLIDVRSKVIESIKTTEAQKLALAQAQALLQSVQASPTTFATTALNMKAKVIGPVTISRANPSNDELANAPRELLSALFATNTPPQVLGRYFPTQDGFLVASVTTITKPEITSVKALEELEESRQQTQSELTRKVLESTIALLKARATIEVDQTILIRQ
- a CDS encoding DUF4911 domain-containing protein, coding for MTDPLLIAAREIDPHTVVFYLEVPRSQIVLLQTYFELYDGVGTVRTLETPRNVVSVFTTPGLKNDCIEMLNAIRENVAWRVCSEIPEQI